In the Mytilus trossulus isolate FHL-02 chromosome 1, PNRI_Mtr1.1.1.hap1, whole genome shotgun sequence genome, one interval contains:
- the LOC134696927 gene encoding dedicator of cytokinesis protein 7-like isoform X3 yields MASTGQRAFAQKLNKQGAAEVRKAVSSTVYAPSDLARSVSGLNLTVPLNDVVDPPEYEEFVLQNQCTVERDPHRDLILYPDNDDVDVHFLPKRCRTVSHIVPEIGAETDTHVFDFVRRYTADYTVVSRRYQRYSSSVCSKEKLTDRDGLDQQQYEVDVEDSMPQPEKDVSSKRQSIHMNDTPRGSWASSIFDLKQSQADVLLPNLFEQMSYEQVDKQNEDQRQQHRLDSLFSMYEIPDEEEKIERRPPAVVPQEHFGHRILVKCLNLRLELEFEPIFACMALYDSKEKKKISENFYFDMNSDNLKNMISMHVPKQDVSTLSRSCVLSLTYPSPDVFLVIRLEKVLQQGDIGECADPYLKEDKTKEEKHRGNATQFCDRLGRYRMPFAWTAIYLMNIVTGASSMEREASVDKFQDQDLSRTSSLDRRSSSSLPGQYDSFRKRNREDSISRRGSFDRGRTGYERRGGSPDDYGSSLDNFKPVTLTVSSFFKQEGDKLSDEDLYKFLADLKRPSSVLKRVKCLPGTLKLDISPCPEEPRYSLTPELWKVEPYPDDKSRPIKEILEFPSHEVYAPFTIYRNMLYVYPKSLNFANRQGSARNLAVKVQFMAGEEENCALPVIFGKSGGPEFVREAYTPVTYHNKTPCFYDEVKIKLPAKLTEAHHLLFTFYHISCQSKKGEVGPVELPVGYTWLPLCRNSKLLTGEFNLHVSIDRLPAHYHNLYPDPHLPSMKWVDNHKGVFNIAIQAVSSIHTQDDNLEKFLNLSRHAQEQKLPMMKTELQFENDLKMSLIELQKVRGENLIQFLPLVLDKLILLNVRPPVLGGQSVNIGQPAFESMANVVKKVHELLEDRNDHNGRNALLASYIHYTCSLPHPGLVHQSSSINFASLANASGYNTLGRPSSLPLSRQNYQRSTSNPDLAGSTPTSPDAEVGNFLGRYMDRGGSMRGEELAQQMFGARTAAKKFVHEELALQWSVLSGPIRETAMTYSWFFFELMIKSMAEHLAKCDKLAAPRQMRFPEYFEDDLKNLVRMFVRDIVDKYDKDPLLVKSLNTSLAFFLHDLLTYMDRFFVFQQIHFYCRTLGDKMRNLAESTSLILLKLDFMRVVCSHEHYFPLNLPFGTPLTPSANSSSPTPSISSITSSSSYASTSTLTDKGRFYELTIEFRQQHFLLGIVLSDLSVNLDIHNPAIHPKSINVLRNLLLNHDLDVRYTDPEMKARLAALYMPVIGIVIDSLPQLWDPNVEGRLKSFNFESDADKINQHIAMEIAGSSVFAGRVQESPSYDGSKPRKCNLNAESTRNLLICFMWVIKNVDQSVLRQWWSDMDVGVLQQILDVIYYVVSNFEYRAKWARLQNLCLNKTGSTDTLEEWNDGTESSRPKSASLPKSYEQLWEGIQRKSVDFLRGSGSLLNRSLSKDDSITQGKKSLAQYSQQTLKKSVDMKSRLEEAILGSSNARMEMMRRRQNSSASLAGPAERAPSLANVLGVGEAGGRLRWRKDQLAYKPTVEQPDMSKPRDVEADAHIEGNLAAEISMTCLDTIELITQIARANGHIQILSSALRVLLHSFGLNQSTLVLQNMFASQRALVTRYLDPLFEEETEQCADLCLRLLKHCSSCIGSIRSQASASLYMLMRQNFELGNNFARVKMQVTMSLSSLVGQNQNFDEEYLRKSLKTILTYAESDYDLQDTTFPEQVKDLVFNLHMILSDTVKMKEFQEDPEMLLDLMYRIAKGYQNSPDLRLTWLQNMASKHSERSNHAEAAHCCCHAAALIAEYLNMIEDKPYLPVGCVDYQKITLNVLEESAVSDDVVSPDEEGICTGKYFTESGLVGLMEQAASSFTMAGMYEAVNLVYKILIPISDL; encoded by the exons ATGGCCTCGACGGGACAGCGAGCATTCgctcaaaaattaaataa GCAAGGTGCTGCCGAGGTTAGAAAGGCAGTATCATCAACAGTGTATGCTCCATCAGATCTTGCTAGAAGTGTCAGCGGGTTAAATCTTACT gtGCCCCTCAATGATGTGGTAGACCCACCAGAATATGAAGAGTTTGTTCTACAGAACCAATGTACAGTAGAAAGAGATCCACATAGAGATCTTATATTATACCCTGATAATGATGACGTTGATGTCCATTTCTTGCCTAAAAGATGCAGGACTGTCAGTCATATTGTTCCAGAGATTGG AGCTGAGACGGATACACATGTATTTGACTTTGTGAGGAGATACACTGCTGATTATACTGTAGTCTCTAGAAG GTACCAGAGGTACAGTTCCAGTGTGTGTAGTAAGGAGAAGTTAACAGATAGAGATGGGTTGGATCAACAGCAATATGAAGTGGATGTGGAAGATTCTATGCCACAACCAGAAAAA gatGTGAGTTCCAAAAGACAATCAATCCACATGAATGACACCCCACGTGGAAGTTGGGCCAGTAGTAtatttgatctgaaacaatcCCAAGCTGATGTATTACTACCTAACCTGTTTGAACAGATGTCCTATGAACAAGTAGACAAACAGAACGAGGATCAACGACAACAACACAGATTAGATTCATTGTTCAGCATGTATGAAATACCAGACGAG GAGGAAAAGATAGAAAGACGACCCCCAGCTGTGGTTCCACAAGAACATTTTGGTCACAGGATATTAGTCAAATGTCTGAATCTGAG atTAGAGTTGGAATTTGAACCAATATTTGCCTGTATGGCTTTATATGattctaaagaaaaaaagaag atatcaGAAAACTTTTACTTTGACATGAACTCAGACAATCTAAAGAATATGATATCAATGCATGTTCCCAAGCAGGACGTGTCCACCTTGAGTAGGAGTTGTGTGTTAAGTCTTACATATCCTTCACCAGATGTGTTCCTTGTCATTAGG CTTGAGAAAGTGTTACAGCAAGGAGACATTGGGGAATGTGCTGATCCATATCTGAAGGAAGATAAG ACAAAAGAAGAGAAACACAGAGGGAATGCCACCCAGTTTTGTGATAGACTTGGAAGATATAGGATGCCCTTCGCCTGGACAGCTATATATCTGATGAACATTGTAACTGGAGCTAGCAGTATGGAGAGAGAGGCATCAGTTGATAAATTTCAAGATCAAGATCTTTCCAGAACATCTAGCCTGG ACAGAAGAAGTAGTTCCAGTTTACCTGGTCAGTATGACAGTTTCAGGAAACGTAACCGTGAAGACAGTATTTCAAGAAGAGGCTCATTTGATAGAGGACGTACAGGGTATGAGAGACGAGGTGGCTCACCAGATGATTATGGCTCAAGTTTAGATAATTTCAAACCAGTAACATTAACTGTCTCTAGTTTCTTTAAACAG GAAGGGGATAAATTGAGTGATGAAGATCTGTACAAGTTTTTAGCTGATCTCAAGCGTCCATCAAGTGTACTTAAACGAGTCAAATGTCTACCTG GTACTCTGAAGTTGGACATCTCTCCTTGTCCAGAGGAACCAAGGTATTCCTTGACCCCTGAACTATGGAAGGTTGAACCATACCCTGATGACAAGAGTCGACCAATCAAAGAAATCCTTGAGTTCCCATCACATGAAGTTTATGCCCCATTCACAATTTACAG gAATATGTTGTATGTCTATCCAAAAAGTCTCAATTTTGCTAATCGTCAAGGTTCTGCTAGAAATTTAGCAGTAAAAGTTCAGTTTATGGCAGGTGAAGAAGAAAACTGTGCTTTACCG GTAATCTTTGGTAAATCAGGAGGACCAGAGTTTGTAAGAGAGGCGTATACACCTGTAACTTATCATAACAA GACTCCATGTTTCTATGATgaagtcaaaatcaaactacCAGCCAAGCTGACAGAAGCCCACCATTTattattcacattttatcatatTAGTTGTCAGAGTAAGAAAGGTGAAGTGGGACCAGTAGAACTTCCTGTTGGGTATACA TGGTTACCATTGTGTAGAAATAGCAAACTTTTGACAGGAGAATTCAATCTTCATGTGTCTATAGACAGACTACCAGCTCATTACCACAACTTGTACCCAGAT CCACATTTGCCCTCAATGAAGTGGGTTGATAACCACAAAGGAGTATTTAACATAGCTATCCAGGCTGTATCATCAATTCATACACAG GATGACAATTTGGAGAAGTTCCTCAATTTGTCCAGACATGCACAAGAACAGAAACTACCAATGATGAAAACTGAActacaatttgaaaatgatcTGAAAATGAGCCTTATAGAGCTTCAGAAAGTCAGAGGAGAAAATCTTATACAATTTCTACCACTGGTATTGGACAAATTGATTCTGTTGAATGTCCGTCCACCTGTCTTGGGTGGTCAGTCAG taaatATAGGCCAGCCAGCCTTTGAGTCCATGGCCAATGTAGTAAAGAAAGTACATGAGCTTCTTGAGGATAGGAATGATCACAATGGAAGAAATGCTCTGTTAGCTTCTTATATCCATTACACATGTTCTTTGCCTCATCCAGGTCTCGTTCATCAAT cTTCATCTATAAATTTTGCCAGTCTAGCCAATGCTTCTGGTTATAATACCCTGGGAAGACCTTCATCTTTACCTCTTAGTCGACAGAACTACCAAAGATCTACCAGTAACCCTGACTTAGCGGGCAGTACTCCAACGTCACCTGATGCTGAAGTGGGCAATTTCTTGG gtcGTTATATGGACAGAGGAGGAAGCATGCGTGGAGAAGAGTTAGCTCAGCAAATGTTTGGAGCCAGAACTGCTGCCAAAAAG tttgTCCATGAAGAATTAGCCCTCCAGTGGTCAGTTTTGAGTGGACCCATCAGAGAGACTGCTATGACGTATTCCTGGTTCTTCTTTGAGCTGATG ATTAAGAGTATGGCTGAACATCTAGCAAAGTGTGACAAACTAGCTGCTCCCAGACAGATGAGATTTCCTGAATACTTTGAGGATGATTTGAAGAATCTAGTCAGAATGTTTGTTAGGGATATAGTCGATAAATATGATAAG GATCCACTATTAGTGAAGAGTTTGAACACAAGTCTGGCATTCTTCCTACATGACCTGTTGACCTATATGGACAGATTCTTTGTCTTCCAGCAGATACACTTCTATTGCAGAACG CTTGGTGACAAAATGAGGAACCTAGCTGAATCTACATCACTGATTCTACTCAAGTTAGATTTCATGAGAGTTGTATGTAGTCATGAACATTACTTTCCTCTAAATTTACCGTTTGGAACCCCTCTGACTCCATCAGCCAATTCATCCAGTCCTACTCCCAGTATCTCCAGTATAACATCGTCCTCATCCTACGCCTCTACCAGTACATTGACAGACAAGGGAAGGTTCTATGAATTAACTATAGAATTCAGACAGCAACATTTCCTGCTGGGGATTGTGTTATCAGACTTGTCCGTTAATCTAGATATACA TAATCCTGCTATTCATCCTAAGTCAATCAACGTGTTGAGGAATCTGTTGTTGAACCATGACTTAGATGTTAGGTATACCGACCCTGAGATGAAGGCCAGACTAGCTGCTCTGTACATGCCAGTTATAGGAATTGTTATAGATTCATTACCACAGCTATGGGACCCCAATGTTGAAGGTCGTCTCAAAAGTTTCAACTTTGAATCTGATGCAGATAAGATTAATCAGCACATTGCCATGGAGATAGCTGGTTCTAGTGTATTTGCAGGGCGAGTGCAGGAAAGTCCTTCCTATGATGGGTCAAAG cCAAGAAAGTGCAATTTGAATGCAGAATCTACCAGAAATCTTCTGATCTGTTTTATGTGGGTGATTAAGAATGTTGACCAGTCCGTACTACGTCAGTGGTGGTCAGATATGGATGTGGGTGTACTACAACAAATACTGGACGTTATATATTACGTTGTATCAAACTTTGAGTATAGG GCAAAATGGGCTCGACTTCAAAATCTGTGCTTAAATAAAACTGGTTCCACTGATACCCTGGAGGAATGGAATGATGGCACAGAGAGTTCTCGTCCAAAAAGTGCAAGTTTACCAAAATCCTACGAGCAGTTATGGGAAGGGATTCAACGCAAATCTGTGGATTTTCTCCGAGGCTCTGGATCTTTACTTAACAGGAGTTTAAGTAAAGATGATTCTATTACACAG GGAAAGAAAAGCTTAGCTCAGTATTCTCAGCAAACATTAAAGAAAAGTGTGGATATGAAGTCTCGGTTAGAGGAAGCTATACTTGGTAGTTCTAATGCTCGTATGGAGATGATGAGACGAAGGCAGAATTCTTCAGCATCATTGGCAG GGCCTGCAGAGAGAGCACCATCTCTAGCAAACGTTTTAGGCGTAGGAGAGGCAGGAGGTAGACTTAGATGGAGGAAGGACCAACTTGCATATAAACCAACTGTAGAACAACCAGATAT GTCTAAGCCAAGAGATGTTGAAGCTGATGCTCATATTGAGGGGAATCTAGCTGCAGAAATCAGTATGACTTGTCTAGATACAATAGAACTCATTACACAG ATTGCCAGAGCAAATGGTCACATTCAGATATTGAGCAGTGCATTGAGAGTTTTGTTACATAGTTTTGGTCTAAATCAGAGTACTTTAGTCTTACAGAATATGTTCGCTTCACAGAGAGCCCTAGTCACAAGG tACTTGGATCCATTGTTTGAGGAAGAAACAGAGCAGTGTGCTGATTTATgtcttcgtctgttgaaacATTGTAGCTCCTGTATTGGTAGTATCAGATCTCAAGCTAGTGCCTCACTGTATATGTTGATGAGGCAGAACTTTGAATTAGGAAAT AATTTTGCCCGAGTAAAGATGCAGGTGACCATGTCTCTGAGTTCATTGGTCGGACAAAACCAAAACTTTGATGAAGAATATCTACGCAAATCATTGAAAACAATTCTTACTTACGCTGAATCAGATTATGATCTACAGGATACAACCTTCCCTGAACAG